From a region of the Sander lucioperca isolate FBNREF2018 chromosome 8, SLUC_FBN_1.2, whole genome shotgun sequence genome:
- the LOC116047083 gene encoding uncharacterized protein LOC116047083, whose translation MQILTTGGMEDFCKYLGINRTFSLICCMFWIFSPAEGNTISQVVGTKVTLPCKSNSLLVQLTWKMDKNTLFTYKPKTPLHNYSIALNLSISMSMSESQMFALVIERVQKSHTANYTCEITTSNGVENQRWELIITEREEAGNMDKLVIAVATVVPCVCCLTFALAFIILQRVCKKRAEDQEEEEDIYENCLEGRRRGYNQPHHNKPRAH comes from the exons ATGCAGATACTCACTACTG GTGGGATGGAggatttttgtaaatatttggGCATCAACAGGACCTTTTCTCTGATATGTTGCATGTTCTGGATTTTCTCACCAGCAG AAGGAAACACCATCTCACAGGTGGTTGGCACCAAAGTGACCCTACCCTGCAAGTCAAACAGCTTGTTGGTTCAGCTGACATGGAAAATGGACAAGAATACCCTGTTTACTTACAAGCCAAAgacacctttacacaactattcaATAGCTCTCAACCTGAGCATAAGTATGTCTATGTCAGAGAGCCAAATGTTCGCTCTGGTCATAGAGAGAGTCCAGAAGTCTCATACAGCAAACTACACCTGTGAAATCACCACGTCCAATGGAGTTGAAAATCAGAGGTGGGAGCTGATAATAACAG AACGTGAAGAAGCTGGAAATATGGACAAGCTAGTGATTGCTGTGGCAACTGTTGTTCCTTGTGTGTGTTGCCTGACCTTTGCATTAGCTTTCATCATTCTGCAAAGAGTCTGCAAAAAACGTGCTGA GGatcaggaggaagaagaagatatTTATGAAAACTGCCTAGAAGGTCGACGACGTGGCTATAATCAGCCTCACCATAACAAACCCAGGGCTCACTGA